A DNA window from Brassica napus cultivar Da-Ae chromosome A4, Da-Ae, whole genome shotgun sequence contains the following coding sequences:
- the LOC106388411 gene encoding cysteine-rich receptor-like protein kinase 18 isoform X1: MAEKIRESILCFFFVFIIYFSAICVSAQTCDNTTGTFKPDSLYDKNRRFILSSLASNVTAHNGYFNGSIGLDPDRVYATGMCAPGAEPDVCSRCIETTSESLLRNCLNETRAFSWSAEENLCLVRYSSRSLSGLLVMAPRGALYNTQTFTIRNQTDFDYVCKKLLFGLIAKTTSSSGNNSSKYYAHNESLVPFYGSISSWMQCTPDVSPNDCRTCLQRNVIDYENCCREHLGGLISRPSCFFRWELYPSPPSVSNLTTINKKADSRNSGGIIAAIVVVVTIILIVVGLVIFKRRNQKQEIELPTESVQFDLKTIEAATSNFSERNKLGQGGFGEVYKGMLMNGTEVAVKRLSKKSEQGDTEFKNEVIVVAKLQHRNLVRLLGFSLHGEEKLLVYEFVPNKSLDYFLFDPKKRIQLDWGVRHNIIHGITRGILYLHHDSRLKIIHRDLKASNILLDADMSPKIADFGMARIFGMDQNVANTARVVGTLFCSGYMAPEYVTHGQFSTKSDVYSFGVLMLEIISGKKNSSFCQMDVLVNNLVTYVWRLWERKSLLEVIDPCIREDCKSDEVTRYIHIGLLCVQENPAKRPTMSTIHQMLTTSSIALPAPLPPGFFFRNEPRSNSSAKGLKPDQASSKSISCSVDEVTITDVNPR, from the exons ATGGCAGAAAAGATTCGTGAATCAATCCTGTGTTTCTTCTTCGTGTTTATCATATACTTCAGTGCCATTTGTGTTTCTGCACAAACTTGTGACAACACTACTGGAACTTTCAAACCCGATAGTCTTTATGACAAGAACCGACGTTTCATCCTCTCTAGTCTCGCTTCTAACGTCACGGCTCACAACGGCTACTTCAACGGTTCGATTGGGCTTGATCCGGACCGAGTCTATGCCACCGGAATGTGTGCTCCAGGTGCTGAACCTGATGTTTGCTCTCGCTGTATCGAGACCACATCTGAGAGTTTATTACGGAACTGTCTGAACGAGACACGCGCTTTCTCCTGGTCAGCAGAAGAAAATCTTTGCCTTGTTCGTTACTCTAGCCGTTCTCTCTCAGGGTTGCTCGTCATGGCCCCTCGTGGAGCCCTTTACAATACCCAAACTTTCACAATAAGGAATCAAACCGACTTTGATTACGTGTGTAAGAAATTATTGTTTGGTCTGATCGCTAAAACAACTTCTTCTAGCGGTAACAATTCATCTAAATATTATGCACACAATGAATCCCTCGTGCCTTTTTATGGAAGCATATCTTCTTGGATGCAATGTACACCGGATGTTTCTCCAAACGATTGTCGCACTTGCCTACAGAGAAATGTTATTGACTATGAGAATTGTTGCCGTGAGCACCTAGGCGGCCTCATATCACGACCGAGCTGCTTTTTCAGATGGGAATTGTATCCTTCACCTCCCTCGGTATCCAATTTGACAACCATAAACAAGAAAG CAGATTCAAGAAACTCAGGAGGAATTATCGCGGCAATAGTTGTTGTTGTTACCATAATATTGATTGTTGTAGGCTTGGTTATTTTCAAGCGAAGAAATCAGAAGCAAGAAATTGAACTTCcaa CGGAATCTGTTCAATTTGATTTGAAGACAATTGAAGCTGCGACCAGCAACTTTTCTGAACGTAATAAGCTTGGTCAAGGTGGATTTGGTGAGGTTTACAAG GGTATGCTCATGAATGGCACTGAAGTTGCGGTAAAGAGACTGTCGAAAAAATCAGAACAAGGTGACACAGAGTTCAAGAACGAGGTTATTGTTGTTGCAAAACTTCAGCACAGAAATCTTGTTAGACTTCTTGGGTTCTCGCTACATGGAGAAGAGAAGTTACTAGTCTATGAGTTTGTTCCTAACAAAAGCCTCGATTATTTCCTTTTCG ACCCTAAGAAGAGAATTCAGTTGGACTGGGGAGTGAGACACAACATCATTCATGGGATTACACGAGGGATATTATATCTTCATCATGATTCACGTCTGAAAATCATACATCGTGACCTCAAAGCGAGTAACATTCTCTTGGATGCTGACATGAGCCCAAAAATTGCTGATTTTGGAATGGCAAGGATATTCGGAATGGACCAAAATGTAGCCAATACAGCAAGAGTAGTTGGGACCTT attttgCAGCGGTTACATGGCTCCTGAGTATGTGACACATGGTCAATTCTCGACGAAATCAGATGTCTACAGCTTTGGAGTATTGATGCTCGAGATCATTAGTGGCAAAAAGAATAGTAGCTTCTGCCAGATGGATGTTTTAGTTAACAATTTAGTCACATAT GTCTGGAGACTATGGGAGCGCAAATCATTGCTTGAGGTCATAGATCCTTGTATTAGAGAAGATTGTAAAAGTGATGAAGTCACTAGGTATATCCATATTGGGCTATTATGTGTTCAAGAAAATCCAGCAAAACGTCCAACGATGTCAACGATTCATCAAATGCTCACAACCAGCTCTATTGCATTGCCTGCCCCTCTGCCACCTGGTTTTTTCTTCAGGAATGAACCAAGATCAAACTCGTCAGCCAAGGGATTAAAGCCTGATCAAGCGAGCAGCAAGTCTATTTCTTGTTCAGTAGATGAAGTAACAATCACTGATGTTAATCCTCGTTGA
- the LOC106388411 gene encoding cysteine-rich receptor-like protein kinase 18 isoform X2, with protein MAEKIRESILCFFFVFIIYFSAICVSAQTCDNTTGTFKPDSLYDKNRRFILSSLASNVTAHNGYFNGSIGLDPDRVYATGMCAPGAEPDVCSRCIETTSESLLRNCLNETRAFSWSAEENLCLVRYSSRSLSGLLVMAPRGALYNTQTFTIRNQTDFDYVCKKLLFGLIAKTTSSSGNNSSKYYAHNESLVPFYGSISSWMQCTPDVSPNDCRTCLQRNVIDYENCCREHLGGLISRPSCFFRWELYPSPPSVSNLTTINKKDSRNSGGIIAAIVVVVTIILIVVGLVIFKRRNQKQEIELPTESVQFDLKTIEAATSNFSERNKLGQGGFGEVYKGMLMNGTEVAVKRLSKKSEQGDTEFKNEVIVVAKLQHRNLVRLLGFSLHGEEKLLVYEFVPNKSLDYFLFDPKKRIQLDWGVRHNIIHGITRGILYLHHDSRLKIIHRDLKASNILLDADMSPKIADFGMARIFGMDQNVANTARVVGTLFCSGYMAPEYVTHGQFSTKSDVYSFGVLMLEIISGKKNSSFCQMDVLVNNLVTYVWRLWERKSLLEVIDPCIREDCKSDEVTRYIHIGLLCVQENPAKRPTMSTIHQMLTTSSIALPAPLPPGFFFRNEPRSNSSAKGLKPDQASSKSISCSVDEVTITDVNPR; from the exons ATGGCAGAAAAGATTCGTGAATCAATCCTGTGTTTCTTCTTCGTGTTTATCATATACTTCAGTGCCATTTGTGTTTCTGCACAAACTTGTGACAACACTACTGGAACTTTCAAACCCGATAGTCTTTATGACAAGAACCGACGTTTCATCCTCTCTAGTCTCGCTTCTAACGTCACGGCTCACAACGGCTACTTCAACGGTTCGATTGGGCTTGATCCGGACCGAGTCTATGCCACCGGAATGTGTGCTCCAGGTGCTGAACCTGATGTTTGCTCTCGCTGTATCGAGACCACATCTGAGAGTTTATTACGGAACTGTCTGAACGAGACACGCGCTTTCTCCTGGTCAGCAGAAGAAAATCTTTGCCTTGTTCGTTACTCTAGCCGTTCTCTCTCAGGGTTGCTCGTCATGGCCCCTCGTGGAGCCCTTTACAATACCCAAACTTTCACAATAAGGAATCAAACCGACTTTGATTACGTGTGTAAGAAATTATTGTTTGGTCTGATCGCTAAAACAACTTCTTCTAGCGGTAACAATTCATCTAAATATTATGCACACAATGAATCCCTCGTGCCTTTTTATGGAAGCATATCTTCTTGGATGCAATGTACACCGGATGTTTCTCCAAACGATTGTCGCACTTGCCTACAGAGAAATGTTATTGACTATGAGAATTGTTGCCGTGAGCACCTAGGCGGCCTCATATCACGACCGAGCTGCTTTTTCAGATGGGAATTGTATCCTTCACCTCCCTCGGTATCCAATTTGACAACCATAAACAAGAAAG ATTCAAGAAACTCAGGAGGAATTATCGCGGCAATAGTTGTTGTTGTTACCATAATATTGATTGTTGTAGGCTTGGTTATTTTCAAGCGAAGAAATCAGAAGCAAGAAATTGAACTTCcaa CGGAATCTGTTCAATTTGATTTGAAGACAATTGAAGCTGCGACCAGCAACTTTTCTGAACGTAATAAGCTTGGTCAAGGTGGATTTGGTGAGGTTTACAAG GGTATGCTCATGAATGGCACTGAAGTTGCGGTAAAGAGACTGTCGAAAAAATCAGAACAAGGTGACACAGAGTTCAAGAACGAGGTTATTGTTGTTGCAAAACTTCAGCACAGAAATCTTGTTAGACTTCTTGGGTTCTCGCTACATGGAGAAGAGAAGTTACTAGTCTATGAGTTTGTTCCTAACAAAAGCCTCGATTATTTCCTTTTCG ACCCTAAGAAGAGAATTCAGTTGGACTGGGGAGTGAGACACAACATCATTCATGGGATTACACGAGGGATATTATATCTTCATCATGATTCACGTCTGAAAATCATACATCGTGACCTCAAAGCGAGTAACATTCTCTTGGATGCTGACATGAGCCCAAAAATTGCTGATTTTGGAATGGCAAGGATATTCGGAATGGACCAAAATGTAGCCAATACAGCAAGAGTAGTTGGGACCTT attttgCAGCGGTTACATGGCTCCTGAGTATGTGACACATGGTCAATTCTCGACGAAATCAGATGTCTACAGCTTTGGAGTATTGATGCTCGAGATCATTAGTGGCAAAAAGAATAGTAGCTTCTGCCAGATGGATGTTTTAGTTAACAATTTAGTCACATAT GTCTGGAGACTATGGGAGCGCAAATCATTGCTTGAGGTCATAGATCCTTGTATTAGAGAAGATTGTAAAAGTGATGAAGTCACTAGGTATATCCATATTGGGCTATTATGTGTTCAAGAAAATCCAGCAAAACGTCCAACGATGTCAACGATTCATCAAATGCTCACAACCAGCTCTATTGCATTGCCTGCCCCTCTGCCACCTGGTTTTTTCTTCAGGAATGAACCAAGATCAAACTCGTCAGCCAAGGGATTAAAGCCTGATCAAGCGAGCAGCAAGTCTATTTCTTGTTCAGTAGATGAAGTAACAATCACTGATGTTAATCCTCGTTGA
- the LOC106388411 gene encoding cysteine-rich receptor-like protein kinase 18 isoform X4: protein MAEKIRESILCFFFVFIIYFSAICVSAQTCDNTTGTFKPDSLYDKNRRFILSSLASNVTAHNGYFNGSIGLDPDRVYATGMCAPGAEPDVCSRCIETTSESLLRNCLNETRAFSWSAEENLCLVRYSSRSLSGLLVMAPRGALYNTQTFTIRNQTDFDYVCKKLLFGLIAKTTSSSGNNSSKYYAHNESLVPFYGSISSWMQCTPDVSPNDCRTCLQRNVIDYENCCREHLGGLISRPSCFFRWELYPSPPSVSNLTTINKKDSRNSGGIIAAIVVVVTIILIVVGLVIFKRRNQKQEIELPTESVQFDLKTIEAATSNFSERNKLGQGGFGEVYKGMLMNGTEVAVKRLSKKSEQGDTEFKNEVIVVAKLQHRNLVRLLGFSLHGEEKLLVYEFVPNKSLDYFLFDPKKRIQLDWGVRHNIIHGITRGILYLHHDSRLKIIHRDLKASNILLDADMSPKIADFGMARIFGMDQNVANTARVVGTFGYMAPEYVTHGQFSTKSDVYSFGVLMLEIISGKKNSSFCQMDVLVNNLVTYVWRLWERKSLLEVIDPCIREDCKSDEVTRYIHIGLLCVQENPAKRPTMSTIHQMLTTSSIALPAPLPPGFFFRNEPRSNSSAKGLKPDQASSKSISCSVDEVTITDVNPR from the exons ATGGCAGAAAAGATTCGTGAATCAATCCTGTGTTTCTTCTTCGTGTTTATCATATACTTCAGTGCCATTTGTGTTTCTGCACAAACTTGTGACAACACTACTGGAACTTTCAAACCCGATAGTCTTTATGACAAGAACCGACGTTTCATCCTCTCTAGTCTCGCTTCTAACGTCACGGCTCACAACGGCTACTTCAACGGTTCGATTGGGCTTGATCCGGACCGAGTCTATGCCACCGGAATGTGTGCTCCAGGTGCTGAACCTGATGTTTGCTCTCGCTGTATCGAGACCACATCTGAGAGTTTATTACGGAACTGTCTGAACGAGACACGCGCTTTCTCCTGGTCAGCAGAAGAAAATCTTTGCCTTGTTCGTTACTCTAGCCGTTCTCTCTCAGGGTTGCTCGTCATGGCCCCTCGTGGAGCCCTTTACAATACCCAAACTTTCACAATAAGGAATCAAACCGACTTTGATTACGTGTGTAAGAAATTATTGTTTGGTCTGATCGCTAAAACAACTTCTTCTAGCGGTAACAATTCATCTAAATATTATGCACACAATGAATCCCTCGTGCCTTTTTATGGAAGCATATCTTCTTGGATGCAATGTACACCGGATGTTTCTCCAAACGATTGTCGCACTTGCCTACAGAGAAATGTTATTGACTATGAGAATTGTTGCCGTGAGCACCTAGGCGGCCTCATATCACGACCGAGCTGCTTTTTCAGATGGGAATTGTATCCTTCACCTCCCTCGGTATCCAATTTGACAACCATAAACAAGAAAG ATTCAAGAAACTCAGGAGGAATTATCGCGGCAATAGTTGTTGTTGTTACCATAATATTGATTGTTGTAGGCTTGGTTATTTTCAAGCGAAGAAATCAGAAGCAAGAAATTGAACTTCcaa CGGAATCTGTTCAATTTGATTTGAAGACAATTGAAGCTGCGACCAGCAACTTTTCTGAACGTAATAAGCTTGGTCAAGGTGGATTTGGTGAGGTTTACAAG GGTATGCTCATGAATGGCACTGAAGTTGCGGTAAAGAGACTGTCGAAAAAATCAGAACAAGGTGACACAGAGTTCAAGAACGAGGTTATTGTTGTTGCAAAACTTCAGCACAGAAATCTTGTTAGACTTCTTGGGTTCTCGCTACATGGAGAAGAGAAGTTACTAGTCTATGAGTTTGTTCCTAACAAAAGCCTCGATTATTTCCTTTTCG ACCCTAAGAAGAGAATTCAGTTGGACTGGGGAGTGAGACACAACATCATTCATGGGATTACACGAGGGATATTATATCTTCATCATGATTCACGTCTGAAAATCATACATCGTGACCTCAAAGCGAGTAACATTCTCTTGGATGCTGACATGAGCCCAAAAATTGCTGATTTTGGAATGGCAAGGATATTCGGAATGGACCAAAATGTAGCCAATACAGCAAGAGTAGTTGGGACCTT CGGTTACATGGCTCCTGAGTATGTGACACATGGTCAATTCTCGACGAAATCAGATGTCTACAGCTTTGGAGTATTGATGCTCGAGATCATTAGTGGCAAAAAGAATAGTAGCTTCTGCCAGATGGATGTTTTAGTTAACAATTTAGTCACATAT GTCTGGAGACTATGGGAGCGCAAATCATTGCTTGAGGTCATAGATCCTTGTATTAGAGAAGATTGTAAAAGTGATGAAGTCACTAGGTATATCCATATTGGGCTATTATGTGTTCAAGAAAATCCAGCAAAACGTCCAACGATGTCAACGATTCATCAAATGCTCACAACCAGCTCTATTGCATTGCCTGCCCCTCTGCCACCTGGTTTTTTCTTCAGGAATGAACCAAGATCAAACTCGTCAGCCAAGGGATTAAAGCCTGATCAAGCGAGCAGCAAGTCTATTTCTTGTTCAGTAGATGAAGTAACAATCACTGATGTTAATCCTCGTTGA
- the LOC106388411 gene encoding cysteine-rich receptor-like protein kinase 18 isoform X3, whose product MAEKIRESILCFFFVFIIYFSAICVSAQTCDNTTGTFKPDSLYDKNRRFILSSLASNVTAHNGYFNGSIGLDPDRVYATGMCAPGAEPDVCSRCIETTSESLLRNCLNETRAFSWSAEENLCLVRYSSRSLSGLLVMAPRGALYNTQTFTIRNQTDFDYVCKKLLFGLIAKTTSSSGNNSSKYYAHNESLVPFYGSISSWMQCTPDVSPNDCRTCLQRNVIDYENCCREHLGGLISRPSCFFRWELYPSPPSVSNLTTINKKADSRNSGGIIAAIVVVVTIILIVVGLVIFKRRNQKQEIELPTESVQFDLKTIEAATSNFSERNKLGQGGFGEVYKGMLMNGTEVAVKRLSKKSEQGDTEFKNEVIVVAKLQHRNLVRLLGFSLHGEEKLLVYEFVPNKSLDYFLFDPKKRIQLDWGVRHNIIHGITRGILYLHHDSRLKIIHRDLKASNILLDADMSPKIADFGMARIFGMDQNVANTARVVGTFGYMAPEYVTHGQFSTKSDVYSFGVLMLEIISGKKNSSFCQMDVLVNNLVTYVWRLWERKSLLEVIDPCIREDCKSDEVTRYIHIGLLCVQENPAKRPTMSTIHQMLTTSSIALPAPLPPGFFFRNEPRSNSSAKGLKPDQASSKSISCSVDEVTITDVNPR is encoded by the exons ATGGCAGAAAAGATTCGTGAATCAATCCTGTGTTTCTTCTTCGTGTTTATCATATACTTCAGTGCCATTTGTGTTTCTGCACAAACTTGTGACAACACTACTGGAACTTTCAAACCCGATAGTCTTTATGACAAGAACCGACGTTTCATCCTCTCTAGTCTCGCTTCTAACGTCACGGCTCACAACGGCTACTTCAACGGTTCGATTGGGCTTGATCCGGACCGAGTCTATGCCACCGGAATGTGTGCTCCAGGTGCTGAACCTGATGTTTGCTCTCGCTGTATCGAGACCACATCTGAGAGTTTATTACGGAACTGTCTGAACGAGACACGCGCTTTCTCCTGGTCAGCAGAAGAAAATCTTTGCCTTGTTCGTTACTCTAGCCGTTCTCTCTCAGGGTTGCTCGTCATGGCCCCTCGTGGAGCCCTTTACAATACCCAAACTTTCACAATAAGGAATCAAACCGACTTTGATTACGTGTGTAAGAAATTATTGTTTGGTCTGATCGCTAAAACAACTTCTTCTAGCGGTAACAATTCATCTAAATATTATGCACACAATGAATCCCTCGTGCCTTTTTATGGAAGCATATCTTCTTGGATGCAATGTACACCGGATGTTTCTCCAAACGATTGTCGCACTTGCCTACAGAGAAATGTTATTGACTATGAGAATTGTTGCCGTGAGCACCTAGGCGGCCTCATATCACGACCGAGCTGCTTTTTCAGATGGGAATTGTATCCTTCACCTCCCTCGGTATCCAATTTGACAACCATAAACAAGAAAG CAGATTCAAGAAACTCAGGAGGAATTATCGCGGCAATAGTTGTTGTTGTTACCATAATATTGATTGTTGTAGGCTTGGTTATTTTCAAGCGAAGAAATCAGAAGCAAGAAATTGAACTTCcaa CGGAATCTGTTCAATTTGATTTGAAGACAATTGAAGCTGCGACCAGCAACTTTTCTGAACGTAATAAGCTTGGTCAAGGTGGATTTGGTGAGGTTTACAAG GGTATGCTCATGAATGGCACTGAAGTTGCGGTAAAGAGACTGTCGAAAAAATCAGAACAAGGTGACACAGAGTTCAAGAACGAGGTTATTGTTGTTGCAAAACTTCAGCACAGAAATCTTGTTAGACTTCTTGGGTTCTCGCTACATGGAGAAGAGAAGTTACTAGTCTATGAGTTTGTTCCTAACAAAAGCCTCGATTATTTCCTTTTCG ACCCTAAGAAGAGAATTCAGTTGGACTGGGGAGTGAGACACAACATCATTCATGGGATTACACGAGGGATATTATATCTTCATCATGATTCACGTCTGAAAATCATACATCGTGACCTCAAAGCGAGTAACATTCTCTTGGATGCTGACATGAGCCCAAAAATTGCTGATTTTGGAATGGCAAGGATATTCGGAATGGACCAAAATGTAGCCAATACAGCAAGAGTAGTTGGGACCTT CGGTTACATGGCTCCTGAGTATGTGACACATGGTCAATTCTCGACGAAATCAGATGTCTACAGCTTTGGAGTATTGATGCTCGAGATCATTAGTGGCAAAAAGAATAGTAGCTTCTGCCAGATGGATGTTTTAGTTAACAATTTAGTCACATAT GTCTGGAGACTATGGGAGCGCAAATCATTGCTTGAGGTCATAGATCCTTGTATTAGAGAAGATTGTAAAAGTGATGAAGTCACTAGGTATATCCATATTGGGCTATTATGTGTTCAAGAAAATCCAGCAAAACGTCCAACGATGTCAACGATTCATCAAATGCTCACAACCAGCTCTATTGCATTGCCTGCCCCTCTGCCACCTGGTTTTTTCTTCAGGAATGAACCAAGATCAAACTCGTCAGCCAAGGGATTAAAGCCTGATCAAGCGAGCAGCAAGTCTATTTCTTGTTCAGTAGATGAAGTAACAATCACTGATGTTAATCCTCGTTGA
- the LOC106388411 gene encoding cysteine-rich receptor-like protein kinase 18 isoform X5 has translation MAEKIRESILCFFFVFIIYFSAICVSAQTCDNTTGTFKPDSLYDKNRRFILSSLASNVTAHNGYFNGSIGLDPDRVYATGMCAPGAEPDVCSRCIETTSESLLRNCLNETRAFSWSAEENLCLVRYSSRSLSGLLVMAPRGALYNTQTFTIRNQTDFDYVCKKLLFGLIAKTTSSSGNNSSKYYAHNESLVPFYGSISSWMQCTPDVSPNDCRTCLQRNVIDYENCCREHLGGLISRPSCFFRWELYPSPPSVSNLTTINKKADSRNSGGIIAAIVVVVTIILIVVGLVIFKRRNQKQEIELPTESVQFDLKTIEAATSNFSERNKLGQGGFGEVYKGMLMNGTEVAVKRLSKKSEQGDTEFKNEVIVVAKLQHRNLVRLLGFSLHGEEKLLVYEFVPNKSLDYFLFDPKKRIQLDWGVRHNIIHGITRGILYLHHDSRLKIIHRDLKASNILLDADMSPKIADFGMARIFGMDQNVANTARVVGTLSGDYGSANHCLRS, from the exons ATGGCAGAAAAGATTCGTGAATCAATCCTGTGTTTCTTCTTCGTGTTTATCATATACTTCAGTGCCATTTGTGTTTCTGCACAAACTTGTGACAACACTACTGGAACTTTCAAACCCGATAGTCTTTATGACAAGAACCGACGTTTCATCCTCTCTAGTCTCGCTTCTAACGTCACGGCTCACAACGGCTACTTCAACGGTTCGATTGGGCTTGATCCGGACCGAGTCTATGCCACCGGAATGTGTGCTCCAGGTGCTGAACCTGATGTTTGCTCTCGCTGTATCGAGACCACATCTGAGAGTTTATTACGGAACTGTCTGAACGAGACACGCGCTTTCTCCTGGTCAGCAGAAGAAAATCTTTGCCTTGTTCGTTACTCTAGCCGTTCTCTCTCAGGGTTGCTCGTCATGGCCCCTCGTGGAGCCCTTTACAATACCCAAACTTTCACAATAAGGAATCAAACCGACTTTGATTACGTGTGTAAGAAATTATTGTTTGGTCTGATCGCTAAAACAACTTCTTCTAGCGGTAACAATTCATCTAAATATTATGCACACAATGAATCCCTCGTGCCTTTTTATGGAAGCATATCTTCTTGGATGCAATGTACACCGGATGTTTCTCCAAACGATTGTCGCACTTGCCTACAGAGAAATGTTATTGACTATGAGAATTGTTGCCGTGAGCACCTAGGCGGCCTCATATCACGACCGAGCTGCTTTTTCAGATGGGAATTGTATCCTTCACCTCCCTCGGTATCCAATTTGACAACCATAAACAAGAAAG CAGATTCAAGAAACTCAGGAGGAATTATCGCGGCAATAGTTGTTGTTGTTACCATAATATTGATTGTTGTAGGCTTGGTTATTTTCAAGCGAAGAAATCAGAAGCAAGAAATTGAACTTCcaa CGGAATCTGTTCAATTTGATTTGAAGACAATTGAAGCTGCGACCAGCAACTTTTCTGAACGTAATAAGCTTGGTCAAGGTGGATTTGGTGAGGTTTACAAG GGTATGCTCATGAATGGCACTGAAGTTGCGGTAAAGAGACTGTCGAAAAAATCAGAACAAGGTGACACAGAGTTCAAGAACGAGGTTATTGTTGTTGCAAAACTTCAGCACAGAAATCTTGTTAGACTTCTTGGGTTCTCGCTACATGGAGAAGAGAAGTTACTAGTCTATGAGTTTGTTCCTAACAAAAGCCTCGATTATTTCCTTTTCG ACCCTAAGAAGAGAATTCAGTTGGACTGGGGAGTGAGACACAACATCATTCATGGGATTACACGAGGGATATTATATCTTCATCATGATTCACGTCTGAAAATCATACATCGTGACCTCAAAGCGAGTAACATTCTCTTGGATGCTGACATGAGCCCAAAAATTGCTGATTTTGGAATGGCAAGGATATTCGGAATGGACCAAAATGTAGCCAATACAGCAAGAGTAGTTGGGACCTT GTCTGGAGACTATGGGAGCGCAAATCATTGCTTGAGGTCATAG
- the LOC106388411 gene encoding cysteine-rich receptor-like protein kinase 18 isoform X6: MAEKIRESILCFFFVFIIYFSAICVSAQTCDNTTGTFKPDSLYDKNRRFILSSLASNVTAHNGYFNGSIGLDPDRVYATGMCAPGAEPDVCSRCIETTSESLLRNCLNETRAFSWSAEENLCLVRYSSRSLSGLLVMAPRGALYNTQTFTIRNQTDFDYVCKKLLFGLIAKTTSSSGNNSSKYYAHNESLVPFYGSISSWMQCTPDVSPNDCRTCLQRNVIDYENCCREHLGGLISRPSCFFRWELYPSPPSVSNLTTINKKDSRNSGGIIAAIVVVVTIILIVVGLVIFKRRNQKQEIELPTESVQFDLKTIEAATSNFSERNKLGQGGFGEVYKGMLMNGTEVAVKRLSKKSEQGDTEFKNEVIVVAKLQHRNLVRLLGFSLHGEEKLLVYEFVPNKSLDYFLFDPKKRIQLDWGVRHNIIHGITRGILYLHHDSRLKIIHRDLKASNILLDADMSPKIADFGMARIFGMDQNVANTARVVGTLSGDYGSANHCLRS; encoded by the exons ATGGCAGAAAAGATTCGTGAATCAATCCTGTGTTTCTTCTTCGTGTTTATCATATACTTCAGTGCCATTTGTGTTTCTGCACAAACTTGTGACAACACTACTGGAACTTTCAAACCCGATAGTCTTTATGACAAGAACCGACGTTTCATCCTCTCTAGTCTCGCTTCTAACGTCACGGCTCACAACGGCTACTTCAACGGTTCGATTGGGCTTGATCCGGACCGAGTCTATGCCACCGGAATGTGTGCTCCAGGTGCTGAACCTGATGTTTGCTCTCGCTGTATCGAGACCACATCTGAGAGTTTATTACGGAACTGTCTGAACGAGACACGCGCTTTCTCCTGGTCAGCAGAAGAAAATCTTTGCCTTGTTCGTTACTCTAGCCGTTCTCTCTCAGGGTTGCTCGTCATGGCCCCTCGTGGAGCCCTTTACAATACCCAAACTTTCACAATAAGGAATCAAACCGACTTTGATTACGTGTGTAAGAAATTATTGTTTGGTCTGATCGCTAAAACAACTTCTTCTAGCGGTAACAATTCATCTAAATATTATGCACACAATGAATCCCTCGTGCCTTTTTATGGAAGCATATCTTCTTGGATGCAATGTACACCGGATGTTTCTCCAAACGATTGTCGCACTTGCCTACAGAGAAATGTTATTGACTATGAGAATTGTTGCCGTGAGCACCTAGGCGGCCTCATATCACGACCGAGCTGCTTTTTCAGATGGGAATTGTATCCTTCACCTCCCTCGGTATCCAATTTGACAACCATAAACAAGAAAG ATTCAAGAAACTCAGGAGGAATTATCGCGGCAATAGTTGTTGTTGTTACCATAATATTGATTGTTGTAGGCTTGGTTATTTTCAAGCGAAGAAATCAGAAGCAAGAAATTGAACTTCcaa CGGAATCTGTTCAATTTGATTTGAAGACAATTGAAGCTGCGACCAGCAACTTTTCTGAACGTAATAAGCTTGGTCAAGGTGGATTTGGTGAGGTTTACAAG GGTATGCTCATGAATGGCACTGAAGTTGCGGTAAAGAGACTGTCGAAAAAATCAGAACAAGGTGACACAGAGTTCAAGAACGAGGTTATTGTTGTTGCAAAACTTCAGCACAGAAATCTTGTTAGACTTCTTGGGTTCTCGCTACATGGAGAAGAGAAGTTACTAGTCTATGAGTTTGTTCCTAACAAAAGCCTCGATTATTTCCTTTTCG ACCCTAAGAAGAGAATTCAGTTGGACTGGGGAGTGAGACACAACATCATTCATGGGATTACACGAGGGATATTATATCTTCATCATGATTCACGTCTGAAAATCATACATCGTGACCTCAAAGCGAGTAACATTCTCTTGGATGCTGACATGAGCCCAAAAATTGCTGATTTTGGAATGGCAAGGATATTCGGAATGGACCAAAATGTAGCCAATACAGCAAGAGTAGTTGGGACCTT GTCTGGAGACTATGGGAGCGCAAATCATTGCTTGAGGTCATAG